A window of the Isosphaera pallida ATCC 43644 genome harbors these coding sequences:
- a CDS encoding VanZ family protein, translating to MNRESPRVPPSCDAASSPTRFSLILLTLIYLLALAELTLTPHGNRGVRPINLNPGHMMTLFWRIGGLQAVVNLWGNLVVFVPLGWLWPLLACGTRWASWWGTLMVGFVLSMIIEVSQWGLGTRVADIDDVLLNTAGAGLGHASRSLVLKLATRWSRPKASTSEFL from the coding sequence ATGAATCGGGAGTCCCCCCGCGTCCCGCCGTCATGCGACGCGGCCTCGTCTCCAACTCGGTTTAGTCTCATCCTCCTCACCTTGATCTACCTTCTCGCCTTGGCCGAGTTGACCTTGACCCCTCACGGCAACCGCGGGGTTAGGCCAATCAATCTGAATCCTGGTCACATGATGACCCTTTTTTGGAGAATCGGCGGGCTCCAGGCGGTGGTGAATCTTTGGGGGAACTTGGTGGTCTTTGTGCCGTTGGGCTGGCTTTGGCCGTTGTTGGCTTGCGGAACCCGGTGGGCGTCTTGGTGGGGAACCCTGATGGTGGGGTTCGTTTTGAGTATGATCATCGAGGTGAGCCAATGGGGTTTGGGAACCCGGGTGGCCGACATCGACGACGTGCTACTCAACACCGCCGGGGCGGGCCTGGGCCATGCGTCTCGTTCACTGGTCTTGAAGCTGGCCACCCGGTGGTCCCGACCCAAGGCGTCCACGTCTGAATTCCTGTGA